The DNA segment ACCGCGCCCGTCGTACCTCCCGCTGCCCGTACACCTCTGCACGCATGGTCCGCCCCTCCCGGTCGTCCACGGCATCCCTGACGCGCCACGTAAACTATCAGGATCCCTTCCTGAAAGATGAGGGGATTTCCGCCGGCCCTCGTCCAGCCCGGTCCCGTGCCCTCACCGGCTCACCCAGCCGGCCCGGTCCTGCCGCCGTCCGCCGTCCGCCGATCTGGAAGGATCACGTCATGGCCGCATCCCCGAGCACTGCCCGAGCCATCAACGACCGGCTCGCCCTGCGTCTGCTCCAGCGGGAAGGACCGCTGACGGCCGGGCAGTTGAAGCAGCTGACCGGGCTGTCCCGGCCGACCGTCGCCGACCTCGCCGAGCGGCTGACCGCGGCAGGGCTGATCACCGTGGTCGGGGAGACCGGGGAACAACGCCGGGGACCGAACGCGAAGGTGTACGGGATCGTCGCCGACCGGGCGCACCTGGCCGCACTCGACGTACGGACCGGGGGCGTCGCCGTGGCCGTGTCCGACCTCGTCGGCGCGGTCCTGGCCGAGGCCTCGGCGCCGATCGCCGTGGACACCGGCACCGGGCCCGCCGTGGAGCGGGTGGTGACCCTCGTCGAGCGGACGGCGAAGGAGGCGGGCGCCGACCGGCTGCACACCGTCGGCGTCGGAGCCCCCGGGCTGATCGACCCCGCGAGCGGGGAACTGCGCGACTCCAAGGGGCTGCCGGAGTGGCACCGCCGACTGGCCGCCGCGCTTCAGGAGCGGCTGCCCGGGGCGCGGGTCAGCCTTGAGAACGAGACCAACCTCGCCGCCCTGGCCGAGCAGCGCGACGGGGCCGCCCGCGACCGCGACACCTTCGTCCTGCTGTGGCTCGGTCATGGCACCGGCGCGGCCGTCGTCCTGGACGGTGCCCTGCGCCGGGGCGCCTCCGGGGGCACGGGTGAAATCGGCTTCCTGCCGGTCCCGGGTACACCCGGCCTGCCGTCGGCCACGGACTGCGGCGGCGGCTTCCACTCCCTCGCGTCGGCGGCGGCGGTCGCGGAACTGGCGGGGGAGTACGGGATCGTGTCCGGACCGGACGTGCGACCCGCGGCGGCGCGCGCGGTGCGGGCTGCCACCGTGCGGGCACGGGAGGGACAGAGCTCGGCGGACACGCGCTTCCTCGACGCCCTCGCCGGCCGCATCGCCGTGGGGGTCGCGTCGGTGGCCGCGCTGCTGGATCCCGGGTGCGTGGTGCTCGGCGGGGAGATCGGCCAGGCGGGCGGGGAGGAACTCGCCGCCCGCGTACAGGAGCGGACGGCCCTGATGTCACCGCTGCCCACCGAGGTGCGGGCGAGCGCCCTGGGGGGCGGCGCGGTTCTGCGCGGCGCCCTCCTGACGGCCCGCGACCACGCCCAGGACGAACTCTTCGGCCCGGCCGCACGGGGACACGCCCACTGACCGGCCGCCCACCGGCGGGCCCGCTCGGCGCCGCGCACGCGCCCCCGAGTCCCGGCACCCGCGGCGGCTCACTCCACCCGGCGCGCTCACCTGCCCGCGCGTGCGCGCTCCGCCCGCGCCGTCAGGAAATCCTCGAAGGTGCCCTTGCCCACGGCGTGCTCCGGGCCGAGATGGCCGCCGGCCCGGAAGGCGCGGTACGCCGCACCCCGGAGGGGGACCTTGACCACCGCGCGGCGGCGGCCCGCGGCCTCCAGGTAGGAGCGCGCCAGGGACTCGAACGTGCGCACCTCCGGCCCGCCCATGCCCGCGACGCGCCCCGCGGGCCCGCCCCGGGCCGGCTCCGCCAGACGGTCCGCGACCTCGGACACCTCGATCGGCTGGTCCTTCACACGGGCCGGCAGCAGCATCACCGGAGCCTTGCCCCGTTGCCGGAGGAGCGCGAGCACCAGGTCGTGGAACTGGGTCGCACGCAGCACGGTCCAGCCGAGCCCCGACTCCTCGATCAGCCGCTCCACCGCGAACGTGGTCCTGTAGTAGCCGAACGGCACCTGGTCGACCCCTGTGATCGAGATGTGGACGAGGTGCCCCACCCCACCCCGGCCCACCCCACCCCGGCCCACCCCACCCCGGCCCGCCGCGCCGCATCCAGCAGGTTCCTCGCCGCCGCCCCGTCGCCGCCGCGCGGGGCGCTCGCGCAGTGGACGATCGTGTCCACCCCCGTGACGGCCGTGTCCAGGGCGCTGCCGCCCCTGCGCAGGTCGACGGCGTACGGCCGGGAGTGCCGGTTGAGCACCCGCACCTTCTGCGCGTCCCTCCGCAGCCGCTCGACGACGTGCCGGCCGAGTGTTCCCGTACCGCCGGTCACCAGGATCGTGGTCATGCCGTTCAGCTCCTCAGGTCCTGTCGTCGGGCGCCGGCACTCCTGTCTGTACACCTTCGTCAAGCTCGTCAGGAGAGGGACGGAACCATCGCCGGGAAGGTGACACAGGGCCTCGGACGGGCCCGGCGGGGCGGGTCGGCGGGGCACGGTGGTGAGGCCCGGCGGCGGGCAAGGGCCGTCGTCACCGCCGCCGGGCCGGTCTCTGGGGAGGCTGAAGCAGACGCTAAGAGGACTAGACCAGGCCGTCAATAGGTATGGACCAGTCACGGGGAGCGTTCGGGAGCGCTCCGGTGGCATCCCCTGGCGCACAAGGGCGCGAAAGCGGACGGCTGCCGGGCGGTCGCCGACCCGGTGGCAGGCTGTCTCCGGGGAGCTCCTCCAGCGGTGACGGTGCACGGTGTCGCCATCTGTGAGTCACCCCACACCCGATGCCTGTGTGGACAGGGGGCGGGCGTGGCACACTGGCCCTGTATCAGCAGCAGCGCACTCCGGGGTCGGTGAAAGTCCGAACCGGCGGTTACAGTCCGCGACCCGGCCACTTCCAGTGGTCGGTTGACCAGGCGAAATTCCTGGACCGACGGTTAAAGTCCGGATGGGAGGCAGTGCGCGGCGGGCGGGCATCCATGCGCGCCGCCGTATCGGTCCGCCATCATGGCGGGCTCCGTC comes from the Streptomyces sp. KMM 9044 genome and includes:
- a CDS encoding ROK family transcriptional regulator; its protein translation is MAASPSTARAINDRLALRLLQREGPLTAGQLKQLTGLSRPTVADLAERLTAAGLITVVGETGEQRRGPNAKVYGIVADRAHLAALDVRTGGVAVAVSDLVGAVLAEASAPIAVDTGTGPAVERVVTLVERTAKEAGADRLHTVGVGAPGLIDPASGELRDSKGLPEWHRRLAAALQERLPGARVSLENETNLAALAEQRDGAARDRDTFVLLWLGHGTGAAVVLDGALRRGASGGTGEIGFLPVPGTPGLPSATDCGGGFHSLASAAAVAELAGEYGIVSGPDVRPAAARAVRAATVRAREGQSSADTRFLDALAGRIAVGVASVAALLDPGCVVLGGEIGQAGGEELAARVQERTALMSPLPTEVRASALGGGAVLRGALLTARDHAQDELFGPAARGHAH